The stretch of DNA AGCGCGACTCGTGCACGCGGAAGAAGGGAATGAACTCGGTCGCGCTGCCCGCAGCGCCCTGCACCAGCCCCGGCGCGGTAAAGGTCAGCGGCTTGCCTTTCACGGGCTTGAAACGGCGCAGGAAGTCGAGGGAGTCGCTGACAAGCATCGGCGCCGCTTCCAGCGGACACAACGGCCCGCCCGCGATATGGCCCATGCGCGACTCATCGGCCAGGTAGTTCAACTGCTCGTCGCCGAACATGCGCGTCTTTGCGGCCAGCACGATCGGGCCGTGCAGCACGGCATAGTAGTTCGATTTGTCCGGCATCTGCTCCAGACGCGTGCTCATCGGCAGCTGCACGTCCACCCGGTCGCCCTTCTTCCACGCGCGCGCCACACTTACGTAGCCTCCCGGCGCCGTGTCGAGCTTCACCGCCCTGCCGTTCACCTTCACCACCAGCTTTCCGGCAGCGACCCAGCCCGGATAGCGGATCTTCATGGTAAAGCTGCCCGGTTCATCCACCGTCAGTCGGGTGCTGCCCTCGTCCGGGAAGCGCGTCGACTGGGTGATGCGCACGCCCTTCTCACGCCAGTGCAGGGTCGAGGGGATGAACAGGTTCACGAACAGCGCATCGCCCTCGTGCGCGTAGATGAATTCGCCGTACTTCGCGTGGCTTTCGATGCCCGAGCCGACGCAGCACCACATGCCCTTGTCGACCTGCGAATACACACGGTAGTGATTCGGCCGCATCGGCGTGAAGTAGACGAAGCCGCCGCCCGGGCGCTGCGAGGACAGGATATGGTTGTACAGCGCGCGCTCGTAATAGTCGCCGTAGCTGCCCTTCTGCTCCGACTGGAACAGCATGCCGGTCAGCTTGAGCATGTTGTAGGTATTGCAGGTCTCGGGCCCTTCGACCTCGCCAATCATGGAACCGAAGTCTCCAGTGTCGTGGAAGTGCTCCTTGACGCTGTTGCCGCCGATCGCCACCGAACGGCGCTCGACTACCGTCTGCCAGAAGAATTGCGCGGCCCGGTCCAGGTCCTGGCGCCCCGTCATGTCGGCGATGCGCTTGAAACCGATCACTTTCGGAATCTGCGTGTTCGCATGCAGGCCGCTCAAGTGGTCCTGCCCTTGCGCCAGCGGCTGCAGCACCGCCTGGTGCGAAAAGCGCAATGCCAGCGAGAGGTATTTGTCCTCGCCCGTCATCTGCGCTACGTCGGCGAAGATCTCGTTCATGCCGCCGTGTTCGGCGCGCAGCATCTGCTGCATCTGCTCTTCGCTCAAGTGCGCGCTCAGGCGCAGCGCCCAGTTGGACAGCGCGATCAGCACCGCGCGAGCATCCTCGTTGCCGGCGTAGCGGTGGGCATCGCGCAGGCCCGCGTAGACCTTGTGCAGGTTGTACCAGGGGACCCACTTGCCGTTGACCGAGAAGTTGCTGGCTTCCATCTTGCCGGCCGCGATGTCGCGCCAGGCCTGGCGTCCGCCGGGAATGCCGCCTACATAGCCGTCGCCGTTCGCTTCCTGGGCACGCTTGAGCTCCGCCACGAAGTAGTTCAGGCGGCGCAACACCTCGGCGTCGCCGGTTGCGGCGTACATCAGCGCCAGGGCCGACAGGTAGTGGCCGCCCATGTGGCCGTCCAGCCCTGTCGATTCCCAATTGCCGTAGCTCGGCTGGCGCGGGTTCAAGCCGGCCTCGCGCAGGAACGGCGCCAGCAGGCGGTCCGGCCCCATCGCCATCATGTAATTCAGGTCGGTGGTCTGGGCGTCGAGGAAGGGGCCGGGCTTCAGGCGTACGTCGGCCAGGGGGAACAACTCGGCCGCCTGAGCCCAGGCGGTCGATACGAGCAAAGCAAGTGCGGCGAGACGGAGCTTCATGGCAGGCGGACGCTCTGGTAACGGTTGAGTTCAGACTGGTCGACAAGCGGCCAGCCGTCGCCGTCCCATTTCATCTCCAGCACCTTCAGTTTTTGCTTGTAGCGATCGGCGCTTTCATAGGCGTGCAACACCATGACATCCTTGCCGTCGAAGGTATAGGCGCTGTTGTGGCCCAACCCCTTCCAGTCGCGGTCGCCCTGGATGACGAGGGTGCCGCCGCCCTTGGCCATGTCCACGCCCTGGCGGTCGAGGTAGGGGCCGGTGATGGCTTTGGCGCGGCCGACCACCACCTTGTAGGTGCTGTCCTTGCCCTTGCAGCACAGGTCCCAGGAAGCGAACAGGTAGTACCAGCCGTTCTTCCTGAAGATGAACGGCGCCTCGATCTGGGCCGGACCTGCTTCCTCGTCCGGCACGTAGGCCGGACGCTCGCGGCGGGCGATGGTGTGCCATTCCTGCGGTTCGGCCAGCTTCGTGCGGCTGGCGTCGAGCTTGACGAGCTTCAGGCCCGTCCAGAAGGAGCCGAAGGACATCCAGGGCGTGCCGTTCTCATCGTCGATTACATGCGAGTCGATGGCGTTCCACAGGTCGCGCCCGGGCACCGACTGCAGCACCATGCCCTGGTCTTCCCACTTGTAGTTCGGCGAGCGCGGATCGAGCGTGGTGTTGACCGTCACGCCGATACCGGAGGTGTTCTTGCCGAAGCCCGACACCGAGTAGTACAGGTAGTACTTGCCGTTGTTGTGGTAGATGTCCGGCGCCCAGATGTGGTCGTTGAAGGTCGGCGCCGCCGTCTTGGCCCAGGTGGGCTGGCCGGCGAAGATGCGGCCTTCCGGCTTCCAGGACTTCATGTCGCTTGAACTGTAGAGGGTGATGCCGGGGCCGGTGCTGAAGAGGTAGTACTGGCCGCCCTCTTTCGCCATGACGGGGTCGTGGACTTCGAGTTGGGCGGCGGAGGCTGGGAGCGCGGTGGCGAGAGCCAGCGCGCACGCGCCAAGGCGGGAAAGTAGAGACATTGCGAACTCCTGAACAGTCGCGACCCGTAGGGTGGGCAGGTTTCCTGCCCACGCGGTGATAGTCTGCTGCGAGATCGACGGGCACGAAATCGGAGCCGTTATCGATCACCGCGTGGGCGGCGAAGCCGCCCACCCTACGAATTACGCGTCGACCGAGACAACCACCACCGACTTGGCCGGCACCTTCAGCGTCAGCTTGCCATTTACCGCCTTAACGCTGTACGGCGCCGGTTTGATAGCCTGCGGCTGCTCGAAGGTGTTGTGCGCATCCATCGCCTCGGCGGTCAGCACCTGCCCGGTGGCACCAAGCGCGGCCTGGCCCTTCAGGTCGATGTTCACGTCGCTGGCCTGGTGCGGGTTGGTGTTCACCAGGGCCACCCAGACCTTGCCGTCCTTGCCACGTGCGCTCGATGCGCTGATACCCGGGATGCTCTGGTTGTCGCTCGAGTAGGCCACGTCGTTGTTCACGGCCGTCGGCAGCGAGGTCGCGTCCTGGAACGGTATGTACATCTTGTAGGCGTGGTAGGTCGGGGTCAAG from Massilia varians encodes:
- a CDS encoding arabinan endo-1,5-alpha-L-arabinosidase translates to MSLLSRLGACALALATALPASAAQLEVHDPVMAKEGGQYYLFSTGPGITLYSSSDMKSWKPEGRIFAGQPTWAKTAAPTFNDHIWAPDIYHNNGKYYLYYSVSGFGKNTSGIGVTVNTTLDPRSPNYKWEDQGMVLQSVPGRDLWNAIDSHVIDDENGTPWMSFGSFWTGLKLVKLDASRTKLAEPQEWHTIARRERPAYVPDEEAGPAQIEAPFIFRKNGWYYLFASWDLCCKGKDSTYKVVVGRAKAITGPYLDRQGVDMAKGGGTLVIQGDRDWKGLGHNSAYTFDGKDVMVLHAYESADRYKQKLKVLEMKWDGDGWPLVDQSELNRYQSVRLP
- a CDS encoding glycoside hydrolase family 127 protein, which translates into the protein MKLRLAALALLVSTAWAQAAELFPLADVRLKPGPFLDAQTTDLNYMMAMGPDRLLAPFLREAGLNPRQPSYGNWESTGLDGHMGGHYLSALALMYAATGDAEVLRRLNYFVAELKRAQEANGDGYVGGIPGGRQAWRDIAAGKMEASNFSVNGKWVPWYNLHKVYAGLRDAHRYAGNEDARAVLIALSNWALRLSAHLSEEQMQQMLRAEHGGMNEIFADVAQMTGEDKYLSLALRFSHQAVLQPLAQGQDHLSGLHANTQIPKVIGFKRIADMTGRQDLDRAAQFFWQTVVERRSVAIGGNSVKEHFHDTGDFGSMIGEVEGPETCNTYNMLKLTGMLFQSEQKGSYGDYYERALYNHILSSQRPGGGFVYFTPMRPNHYRVYSQVDKGMWCCVGSGIESHAKYGEFIYAHEGDALFVNLFIPSTLHWREKGVRITQSTRFPDEGSTRLTVDEPGSFTMKIRYPGWVAAGKLVVKVNGRAVKLDTAPGGYVSVARAWKKGDRVDVQLPMSTRLEQMPDKSNYYAVLHGPIVLAAKTRMFGDEQLNYLADESRMGHIAGGPLCPLEAAPMLVSDSLDFLRRFKPVKGKPLTFTAPGLVQGAAGSATEFIPFFRVHESRYTMYWQHSTPANFERMRAENAAREADRLALDAATVDQVAPGEQQPESDHFFKGEGIDAGVNGGRHWRHAKKWFSYELKDPKGEARLLRLTFARADAGRRFDIEVNGVLLAEVTLAKDAAQEFYTVDYALPAAILQAKPNALSVRFVAKPGSVAGGLYGLRLLR